A window of the Dickeya dianthicola NCPPB 453 genome harbors these coding sequences:
- a CDS encoding phage repressor protein CI, which produces MSAAFVLERIMSSYGVKTQKELSEVTEIPTNTISNWIQRGNVPGNIILKCALDTGAEAGWLVTGEFANANVFTHKSPLKGKALYEQILSSGGKAVLRRMLDAYGFNTQKELGDLLGIAPGTISTWIRRDFFPGDVVVTCALDTGVSLAWLATGKGSPQQNDAPVSRHDDGGICLIPRNLLKTGKLQDAGEWKADPQFIPAGLHAPLLVEGSSSSWLVDTGITSISNGRWLLDIDGKSDIYDVALLPGRKMQVEGGGSQFQCGVDEVTPRGVVVLTLTPSF; this is translated from the coding sequence GTGTCTGCGGCCTTCGTGCTTGAGCGCATCATGTCAAGCTACGGAGTAAAGACTCAGAAGGAACTGAGCGAGGTCACTGAGATACCTACCAATACAATCAGTAACTGGATTCAGCGAGGGAACGTGCCGGGTAATATTATTTTGAAGTGTGCGCTTGATACCGGAGCGGAAGCCGGATGGCTGGTCACCGGAGAGTTCGCAAATGCGAATGTCTTTACGCATAAATCGCCGCTGAAAGGTAAGGCGCTTTATGAGCAAATTCTGTCATCGGGGGGCAAAGCTGTACTGCGTCGTATGCTTGATGCCTATGGCTTCAACACGCAAAAAGAGCTGGGTGACCTGCTGGGCATCGCGCCCGGTACGATCAGTACCTGGATTCGTCGTGATTTCTTTCCTGGGGATGTGGTGGTCACCTGCGCGCTGGATACCGGTGTGTCGCTGGCGTGGTTGGCAACCGGTAAAGGCTCGCCGCAGCAGAATGACGCGCCCGTCAGCCGTCACGATGACGGCGGCATATGCCTGATCCCGCGTAATCTGTTGAAAACCGGGAAATTGCAGGATGCGGGGGAGTGGAAGGCGGATCCGCAGTTCATTCCCGCGGGATTGCATGCGCCTCTGCTGGTGGAGGGAAGTTCGTCTTCCTGGCTGGTGGATACCGGGATTACCAGTATCAGCAACGGTCGCTGGTTGCTGGATATCGACGGCAAGAGCGATATCTACGATGTGGCGCTGTTGCCGGGGCGTAAAATGCAGGTTGAAGGCGGCGGCTCCCAATTCCAGTGTGGGGTGGATGAGGTCACGCCGCGCGGTGTGGTGGTGCTGACGCTAACCCCCAGTTTCTGA
- a CDS encoding DUF2732 family protein, with translation MKNTPINHQTSPARRQISNDVWRTDFAHRYSEHLDQLAQHARQEQFSAQELVALLQQEAEKIRHQIWEAH, from the coding sequence ATGAAAAACACACCAATAAACCACCAGACGTCCCCCGCAAGGCGGCAGATCTCAAATGACGTCTGGCGTACAGACTTCGCCCATCGCTATAGCGAGCATCTGGACCAACTGGCGCAACACGCCCGGCAGGAACAATTCTCCGCTCAGGAACTGGTGGCATTGCTGCAACAGGAAGCCGAAAAAATCCGACACCAGATTTGGGAGGCGCACTGA
- a CDS encoding TraR/DksA family transcriptional regulator, whose translation MADSMDISQEQQAMLLDAQIAHARKAPAAHTAHVCEECDAPIPEARRQAIPGVTCCVACQEIREHKQRHYRSPS comes from the coding sequence ATGGCAGACAGTATGGACATTTCCCAGGAGCAGCAAGCCATGCTACTGGATGCGCAAATCGCCCATGCCCGTAAAGCCCCCGCCGCTCACACCGCCCATGTCTGTGAGGAGTGCGATGCGCCGATTCCCGAGGCCCGCCGCCAGGCGATTCCTGGGGTGACGTGCTGCGTGGCGTGTCAGGAAATTCGCGAACACAAGCAACGTCACTACCGTTCACCGTCCTGA
- a CDS encoding replication endonuclease: MTSDEAEKNADNRSNRWVYPWNAPRTAILPESSALSADTLQQGQAVLYRLALLPHFLAGHFRRRVDYLKQHQGLSVAFSYLLSVVQRRLWPRIDAVNARYRMNTALSSHFISEAEQYHQLPDMPDKVLRAFASRIAAHMNDAYHAHCEHYLQECLGLQECPDLQECPGDGQATLFSEEAQARIYGQLAALAQALNVAPAHWHRHQNGTLTLAQACAGIMRLVTPRWWERQLKIQRTRWREALWIAGGEVSRAASPFLSRQALQDIRYRRLATLDFLKSRELENTRNGERVDLIDKVMGSIANPDIRRMELMTMLAGIERYATAHQHIGMLVTLTAPGHYHPTRTRGHDQVLVNTGWMPDCPSPKMTQHYLVRLWGKIRTALKDRKLHIYGLRVVEPHHDGTPHWHMMLYCARAQRQAIVDILRRYAQPSESDRAAAHHRRFDCKHINKGGAAAYVAKYIAKNIDGYALDGESDHETGKPLKDMAAAASAWASLWRIPQFHFIGLPTVGAYRECRRIRSRSLQDALGEQAEAVRHAADRGDFAAYIEAQGGANVSRQCQSVRVARADSERLNAYDETIVRTVGIFSSQRGNACVFTTRPDEWQLVAKNHAGGGIADSRRPARPWSSVNNCGGVFSPGALPYRFRDIPRAPSARLTYFQRDRLASLRPRLSQQGIDTSRWEREALVRGARVKIDGQLIDEFRNNAISAVDEKRIMNTQVLYL; the protein is encoded by the coding sequence ATGACGTCTGACGAAGCTGAAAAAAACGCCGACAACCGGAGCAACCGCTGGGTATACCCGTGGAATGCGCCCCGTACCGCCATTCTGCCTGAATCCAGCGCATTGTCTGCGGATACCTTGCAGCAAGGGCAAGCGGTTTTGTATCGGCTGGCGTTGCTGCCGCATTTTCTGGCCGGCCATTTCCGCCGCCGCGTCGATTATCTCAAGCAGCATCAGGGGCTGAGCGTCGCGTTCAGCTACCTGTTATCGGTAGTTCAGCGGCGGCTCTGGCCCCGAATCGACGCCGTCAACGCCCGCTACCGGATGAATACGGCCTTATCTTCGCACTTCATCAGCGAAGCGGAGCAATATCATCAGTTGCCGGATATGCCGGACAAGGTTCTGCGCGCGTTCGCCAGCCGCATCGCCGCCCACATGAACGATGCCTACCATGCCCACTGCGAACACTATCTACAGGAATGCCTTGGCCTACAGGAATGCCCCGACCTACAGGAATGCCCCGGCGATGGTCAGGCGACATTATTCAGTGAGGAAGCGCAGGCGCGCATCTATGGTCAGTTAGCCGCACTGGCGCAAGCCCTGAACGTGGCGCCCGCCCACTGGCATCGTCATCAAAACGGGACGCTCACGCTGGCACAGGCCTGCGCCGGCATTATGCGGCTGGTTACCCCCCGCTGGTGGGAGCGCCAGTTGAAGATTCAGCGAACCCGCTGGCGTGAAGCATTGTGGATTGCCGGCGGCGAGGTAAGCCGCGCCGCGTCCCCCTTTCTCAGCCGCCAGGCGCTGCAGGATATTCGCTATCGCCGTCTGGCGACGCTGGATTTTCTGAAAAGCCGCGAGCTGGAAAATACCCGCAACGGCGAGCGGGTCGATTTGATCGACAAAGTCATGGGTAGTATCGCCAATCCGGATATTCGCCGTATGGAACTGATGACCATGCTGGCAGGTATTGAGCGTTACGCTACCGCACACCAGCACATCGGTATGCTGGTGACGCTCACCGCTCCCGGCCACTACCATCCCACCCGTACCCGTGGTCACGACCAGGTATTGGTCAACACCGGGTGGATGCCGGACTGCCCTTCGCCCAAAATGACCCAGCATTATCTGGTCCGGCTATGGGGCAAAATCCGCACCGCGCTCAAAGACCGTAAGCTGCACATCTACGGATTACGGGTCGTTGAACCCCATCACGACGGCACGCCGCACTGGCACATGATGCTGTATTGCGCGCGCGCGCAGCGTCAGGCGATCGTCGATATCCTGCGCCGCTATGCCCAGCCCAGTGAAAGTGACCGCGCCGCGGCGCATCACCGCCGGTTTGACTGCAAGCACATCAACAAAGGCGGCGCGGCGGCGTACGTCGCCAAATACATCGCCAAAAATATCGATGGCTATGCGCTGGACGGCGAATCGGACCACGAAACCGGAAAGCCGTTGAAAGACATGGCCGCCGCCGCCTCGGCCTGGGCCTCGCTCTGGCGCATTCCTCAATTCCATTTCATCGGGTTGCCCACGGTCGGCGCGTACCGCGAATGCCGGCGAATTCGCAGCCGGTCATTACAGGATGCGTTGGGCGAACAGGCCGAAGCGGTGAGACACGCGGCGGACCGCGGCGATTTCGCCGCCTATATCGAGGCGCAGGGCGGCGCGAACGTCTCCCGGCAATGCCAGTCGGTTCGCGTCGCCAGAGCCGACAGCGAACGGCTGAACGCCTACGATGAAACTATCGTGCGTACCGTCGGTATTTTTTCCTCTCAGCGCGGTAACGCGTGTGTCTTCACCACCCGACCGGATGAATGGCAACTCGTGGCCAAAAACCATGCCGGCGGCGGTATCGCCGACAGCCGCCGCCCTGCACGGCCTTGGAGTTCTGTCAATAACTGTGGGGGCGTGTTTTCACCCGGTGCGCTCCCTTATCGATTCCGCGATATTCCTCGCGCTCCTTCAGCACGGCTAACCTATTTTCAGCGCGATCGGCTGGCGTCGTTGCGCCCCCGCCTTAGTCAGCAAGGTATTGATACCTCACGCTGGGAACGGGAGGCGCTGGTGCGTGGCGCCCGCGTGAAAATTGACGGCCAACTGATTGATGAATTTAGGAATAACGCTATATCCGCCGTTGATGAAAAGCGCATCATGAATACACAGGTGCTGTACTTATGA
- a CDS encoding tail protein X, translating into MKVYAHQDDPLDALCYRYYGRTQGVVETVMLSNPGLADLGPILPHGTAVTLPDMTASGSQESVNIWE; encoded by the coding sequence ATGAAAGTCTACGCCCATCAGGACGACCCCCTGGACGCGCTCTGTTACCGCTACTACGGCCGCACGCAAGGCGTGGTGGAAACGGTTATGCTGTCCAACCCGGGGCTTGCAGACCTTGGCCCCATTCTGCCGCACGGCACCGCCGTCACTTTGCCCGACATGACTGCTTCCGGCTCGCAGGAAAGCGTCAATATCTGGGAATAA
- a CDS encoding phage tail protein: MQKPHSLTLALTTALPALGNALQFRIQEGEIAALQEPSLSFEYRYQLLLTLTNFADNPDTLFVTLLLWVRQNQPDLLTREGIRNKGISFTIDNNADKTSTLSVRLNLTERNRVNEQNQSLQVHYEPEPTPPEPISRPTALYIAGELISQWKGS, encoded by the coding sequence ATGCAAAAACCACACAGCCTCACACTTGCGCTAACCACCGCACTACCCGCGCTGGGCAATGCGTTACAATTTCGGATCCAGGAGGGGGAAATCGCCGCGTTGCAGGAGCCGTCCCTGTCGTTTGAATACCGCTATCAGTTGTTGCTGACACTGACTAATTTCGCTGACAACCCCGATACCCTGTTTGTCACCCTGTTGCTCTGGGTGCGCCAGAACCAGCCGGACTTGTTAACGCGTGAAGGTATTCGCAACAAAGGCATCAGTTTTACAATCGATAATAATGCGGATAAGACCAGCACGTTGTCCGTTCGGCTCAACCTGACAGAGCGCAACCGCGTAAACGAACAGAATCAAAGCCTGCAGGTGCATTATGAACCGGAGCCAACGCCACCCGAGCCGATTAGCCGGCCCACTGCGTTGTATATCGCCGGCGAGCTTATCAGCCAATGGAAAGGGAGCTGA
- a CDS encoding phage baseplate assembly protein V produces MLPTMNTYEYLSEIQRALRNLIRIGVITEVDTQQVRCRVQTGGMVTGWLHWLSRRAGSSREWWAPSVGEQVLLLAIGGELNTAFVLPGIYSEHHPAPSASADACHIRFPDGAVIEYEPANGALTVTGIKSATVVASESVTVTTKNVTVNASQRITLDTPEVVCTHKLITQTIDVQQGGRITGSVTHSGGSFSSNGVVVHTHQHSGVQSGGGTTGGPL; encoded by the coding sequence ATGCTTCCCACCATGAATACATACGAATATCTCTCCGAAATCCAGCGCGCACTGCGTAACCTGATTCGTATCGGCGTCATCACCGAGGTCGATACCCAACAGGTTCGCTGCCGCGTGCAGACCGGTGGCATGGTCACCGGATGGCTCCACTGGCTGTCCCGTCGTGCGGGGAGTTCCCGCGAATGGTGGGCGCCGTCGGTGGGTGAACAGGTGTTACTGCTTGCAATAGGAGGCGAACTCAATACGGCATTTGTCTTACCGGGTATTTACAGCGAACACCACCCGGCTCCATCGGCCTCTGCGGATGCCTGTCACATCCGCTTCCCTGATGGCGCGGTAATTGAATACGAACCGGCCAACGGCGCGCTGACCGTCACCGGCATCAAGAGCGCGACGGTCGTCGCATCGGAATCGGTGACCGTCACCACGAAAAACGTCACCGTCAACGCCAGCCAACGCATCACGCTGGACACCCCGGAAGTCGTCTGTACGCACAAATTGATCACCCAGACCATCGACGTTCAGCAAGGCGGCCGCATCACCGGTAGCGTCACCCACTCAGGGGGAAGTTTCTCCTCCAACGGCGTGGTGGTGCATACCCATCAGCACAGCGGCGTACAAAGTGGCGGCGGCACAACAGGAGGACCTTTATGA
- a CDS encoding GPW/gp25 family protein: MTSSSYTGMNRSTGGSLSDLEHLRQSVRDILTTPQGSRVMRRDYGSLLSTLIDQPQTPALKLQVQAACYVALLKWEPRLTLTSIAMESHYDGQLIVDISGTLAGNGTSLSLTIPVS, encoded by the coding sequence ATGACCAGCTCGTCATACACCGGCATGAACCGCAGCACCGGCGGCAGCCTCAGCGATCTGGAGCATCTGCGTCAAAGCGTGCGCGATATCCTGACCACCCCGCAAGGCAGCCGGGTCATGCGGCGCGATTACGGTTCGCTGCTTTCCACCCTGATAGACCAACCGCAAACGCCCGCGCTGAAACTACAGGTGCAGGCGGCCTGCTATGTGGCGTTGCTGAAGTGGGAGCCGCGGCTGACGCTGACGTCCATCGCAATGGAAAGCCACTACGACGGCCAGTTGATTGTGGATATTTCCGGCACCCTGGCCGGCAACGGCACATCCCTTTCGTTAACCATTCCCGTGAGCTGA
- a CDS encoding baseplate assembly protein, protein MPLIDLSQLPAPSVVETLDYETLYATRKETLLSLYSAEERGAIARALTLESEPMVKLLQENAYRELLLRQRINEAAQAGMLAFAQGNDLDQLGANVNVSRLAIIPADATTVPPTAAVMESDTDFRLRIQQAYEGLSVAGSIGAYQFHGRSASGQVADISVISPGPAQVLVSVLSRENDGTASDALLATVNAALNAEDVRPVADRVTVKSAVIVPYDINATLYLYPGPEVEPIRAAAEKKLQSYVSSQHRLGRDIRRSAIYAALHVEGVQRVELARPAVDIVLDDTQASHCTGYTLTLGGTDE, encoded by the coding sequence ATGCCTCTTATCGATTTAAGTCAGTTACCCGCCCCCAGCGTGGTCGAAACGCTGGATTATGAAACCCTGTACGCCACACGCAAAGAAACCTTGCTGTCGCTCTACAGCGCCGAGGAGCGTGGGGCCATCGCGCGCGCCCTGACGCTGGAGTCGGAGCCGATGGTGAAACTGTTGCAGGAAAACGCCTACCGCGAGCTGCTGCTGCGCCAGCGCATCAATGAAGCCGCGCAGGCCGGGATGCTGGCATTTGCCCAGGGCAACGACCTGGACCAGTTGGGCGCCAACGTCAACGTTTCCCGGCTGGCGATCATCCCGGCCGACGCTACCACCGTTCCCCCGACCGCCGCCGTGATGGAGTCCGATACCGATTTTCGTCTGCGTATTCAGCAAGCTTACGAAGGCCTGAGCGTGGCCGGCTCCATCGGCGCCTACCAGTTCCACGGGCGCAGCGCCAGCGGCCAGGTGGCGGATATTTCGGTCATCAGCCCCGGTCCCGCTCAGGTGTTGGTGTCGGTTCTGTCGCGGGAAAACGACGGCACCGCCAGCGATGCGCTGCTCGCCACCGTCAATGCGGCGCTGAATGCCGAAGACGTCAGGCCGGTGGCTGATCGGGTTACCGTTAAGTCGGCGGTGATCGTTCCTTATGACATCAATGCCACGCTTTACCTGTATCCCGGCCCGGAAGTCGAGCCTATCCGCGCCGCCGCCGAGAAAAAATTGCAGAGTTACGTCAGCAGCCAGCACCGTCTGGGCCGCGATATCCGTCGTTCCGCCATCTACGCCGCGTTGCATGTGGAAGGGGTTCAGCGGGTAGAACTGGCTCGCCCGGCGGTGGATATCGTGCTGGACGATACCCAGGCGTCGCACTGCACCGGCTATACCCTGACGCTGGGGGGAACGGATGAATAA